From Paenibacillus sp.:
AAAGAAATCCTGAAGCCGGGCTACAAGGATGGCGTCCGGTTCTTGAACAAGATGAATCAGGAAGGCTTGATCAGCCCCGACTTCGCGCTGGACAAAGACGGCAAACAATTCGAAAGCGACGTAGCGAACGGTTATGTCGGCGCATTCACGGCGCTGGCCGCTCATCCGAGCTTGATGGGAGTCGGCAACGTGTTCGATACGCTGAAGAAGAACGTGCCGGGCGCCGAATACGTCGCGATGGATACGTTCACGAACGAAGAAGGCAAGACGCCGAAAATCATTTACGATCCGACCGGCATCCACATGATGATTCCGAAGTCGAGCAAACGCGCAGTGGAGGCTATTAAATTTTTGGATTGGATGTCGCAGCCGGACGTGCTGTTCACGCTCACGAACGGGATCGAAGGCCAGCATCATACGATCGAGAACGGGTTCCCGGTGGCGATCACGACGGATGAGGCGAAGAAGACGTTCTACAACAACTTCGATATCGCGATCGTCATCAACGGGAAAGATTTCGGAAGCGTCGAGAAAAACATGGAGGCCGTGGCCGTCGGGTTCCCGGACTATAAGGATTTGGCGAAGCAAACGATCGTCAATGCGCTCAAGGACGGATATACGGCTCCGCGCTTCGACCGTCCGATCGAAGCCGAAATTAAATACGGGGCGACGCTCAGGGAGAAAGCGACGGAGATCGTCGTGAAGAGCATCTTGGCGAAGCCCGAAGAGTTCGATGCCGTCTTCGATGCGGGCGTCGAGGAATATTTGAGGCTCGGCGGGCAAGAAATCGTGGACGAACGCAGAGCCGCCTATCAGGCGATGAAGGAATAAGTTTCTCGGATGACAAACCCCATTGCGATCATGGGGTTTGTCATTATTTCCTAAGATCGGGGGGATGGAAGATGAAAGTCAACAACTACGTCAAGCGGATGCTGCTTTCCTATCTCCCCATCCTTTTCGTTACGCTCGGACTATTTATCTTTATTTTTTTCGCAATCATGAACCAGCTTAACGTGCGGAACGCCATTCAGGCGAATCGCATGACGGCCGAATTCGTCGCCAACATGATGGACAGCTCGCTGAAAGGCATCTCGTTCGACGCGCAGCGCATGATCGAAACGGGAGGCATGGTTCAACAGTATCTCGACGGTCCTTCGGACCGGGTTCGCGATTTCGACGTTTCCAATATGCTGAGCAGTCTGATGGTGCGGCACGGGCTCATCGAGTCCGTGTATCTGTATCGAGCCGATGACGGCAGGGTGATGGATCAGAGCGCGATCCGCCCGCTCGGACAATTTCCCGATCGGAACTATGTCCGCATCGCGCTTAAGCAGCCGTACACGGGCGTATGGTCCCCGCCTCGGATGAAACAGAGCGAATCGCAGGGCGAACCTAGGTCGCTGCGCGTCACGTCATTGGGCTTCAAAATCCCGCGCGATTCCGGGAGTCTCGGGTACTTGGTAATTAACGTGAAGGTGTCCTCGCTCGAATCGTTCCTCGACCAGATGATCGACCGGTCCATTACGGAGGCGCAACTGTACGACGCCGCCGGGGAACCGTTCTTCGCGGATGGCCGCCGGACGACGTTCGTGGACAGGCTGAGCGCCGAAATCGTCTCGGATTATACCGGCTGGACGTACCGGATCAGCATCAAGGGCGGGAAGCTGTTCGATTTCCTGTCCTATGGGAGTACGGTTTGGGTATTGCTCGGTTTGGGCGGCATTGGTTTCGCGATCGGCTCCACCTTCTACGTGACTAAGCGGAACTACAAGCCGATCGAATCGATACTGCATCGAATCGAGCGGTTTTCGTCGGCGATCAAGCCGGCCGATCCGAAAGAAAACAAAAATGAATTCGCCTTCATCGACCATGCGATCGAACGCCTCATCACCAACAATATGGCGTTCCAAGAGCAGCAGCAGGAGCACCTCGTCATTCGAAGACAGCAGTACTTGCAAATGCTGCTCAAGGGCGAATGCGACGACGACCGGGCGGCGTGGGAGCAAGAATGGCTCTATTACGGACTGGCGGAAGGCCGCTGCATCGTCGCGTTATTGGAGATAGACAACTATGTCCGATTCGGACTGAAATACAGCCCGAACGACCAATCGCTGTTCAAATTCATCGTCAGCAGCGTCGCGGTCGAAGTCGGCGAGCAGACCCATTCGCGGATCGTCGCCGAGTGGATCTCGAAACATCAGCTGGTCCTTCTCCTGATTTCGGGGGAGCGGGAACTGGAGCATCGGTCGCTGCAGCTTGCGGAGCAAATCCGGGCGTGGGTAGAGGATCACCTCGATTTCACGGTGACGATCGGCATCGGGCCCCCCGCGAACGACGAAGCCGACATTCATCGCTCGTTCGAGGAAGCGTCGGAGGCGGTCAGCCGCAAAGTGTCGCTCGGTTCGAACCAAATTATCGACGCGGTGGAGCTGAAAGACAAGCCGGCAGGCGAATGGTTCGCCTATTTGGAGGGAATCCGTTCGATCGTGCGCAAACTGCGCATGTCGGAGCCGGATTGGCTGGACGATGCGAAACGGCTGTTCGGCGACATGGCGGTTCATCGTCTTCGCAAGGACGACGTCGACCGGCTGCTGCATTATTTGATATTCCATCTGGAATACGAGCTGGAAGGGACGATGCAGGAGGCGGTCAAGTTTTGGCTTGCGGAGGCGAAGCCCCGTTTGCTCGCCGCGACGGAGCAGGCGGATACGCTGCGGGAGCTGGAAGACGATATGCTCGCTGCGATGCGCAGGCTTTTCGAGCAAATCGAGGAGCTCGCGCAGAGCCGGCGCCATCACGTGCTCATGCGGGAAATCCGCGATTACGTCGCGGAGCATTTCATGGATCCGAATCTTTCGCTTACGCTGCTCAGCGAGCGGTTTCAGATCGGACCGAAATATTTGAGTCAATTATTTAAGGACAGCATCGGCCAAAATTTCAGCGATTTCCTGATCGGGCTGCGCATCGACTACGCCAAGAAGCTGCTGCGGGAGTCGGACGCGACCGTGCAGGATATTTCGGACATGATGGGCTATTCGAACCCGACGTCGTTTATTCGCGTGTTTAAGAAGATCGTCGGCGTATCGCCGGGACAGTACCGGGAGACGCAAACCAAACCTGCGGATTCCATTCAAGCTTAAAGAAGCAGGATTCCCATCGAAAGGAACATGATCCAGATGACGTTAACGATTGATCGACATACCGCATACCGATTGCCTCAGCCGCTGACGTCCCCCGTTCGGCACGCATGGGAGATGGTGGCGAGGGACCATGAGCGCGTATTCGGCGCCGCCCCGAAGCGGATCGACGAAGGAGACGCGCCGGCCGCCGTGGAGGTTCGGTACGCGCAGCCCGAGGATCGCTGTCCGAACCGCCCGGAGGCCTATTGCTTCCGGTTCGCGGAAGCCGGCGGCGCGACGGCGCTGCATATCGCCGCTCGCGACGATCTCGGCCTCGTGTACGGCCTCTTGGAATACAGCCGCAGGTTCCTCGGCGTCGATCCGTTCTGGTTTTGGGCGGACAAGCCTCCGGAGCGGCGGGACGCCGTCGCCGTTCCCGCGGAACCGTTCGACTCGCCGGAGCCGTACACGAGATTCCGCGGCTGGTTCGTCAACGACGAGGTATGCTTGATCGGCTGGAAGGAGGAGTACCCGCCGACGCGGGACGTGTGGCTTCCGGTGTTCGAAGCGCTGCTGCGATGCGGCGGCAACATGGTCATCCCCGGCACCGATTTGCCGAAGCACGGCATCCATGCCGAACTGGCGTCCGAGATGGGACTATGGGTCACGCACCATCACGCCGAGCCGCTCGGCGCGGAGATGTTCCTGCGCGCATATCCCGGCAAGCAAGCCAGCTATCAGCAGCATCCGGAGCTGTTCGAAGCGTTATGGGAGGCGGCGATCGAGGAGCAGAAGGACAAAACAATCGTGTGGGTGCTTTCCTTCCGCGGGCAAGGGGATCAGCCGTTCTGGGAGCAGGATCCCGCGTTCGATACGCCGGAGAAGCGCGGGGCGCTGATCAGCCAGGTCGTTCGCAAGCAGTACGACATGGTGCGGCGCAAGGTCGCCGATCCGCATTGCTGCGTCGCCTTGTACGGCGAGATCGCGGAATTGTACAAGGGCGGGCATATCGATATCCCGGAGGACATCATGCGCGTATGGGCCGACAACGGCTACGGCAAGATGGTGTCCCGCCGGCACGGCAACCTGAATTTGCGGATTCCCGCGCTGCCTGCGGCGGATGATCGAGCGAAACACGGCGTCTATTATCATGTCACGTTCCACGATCTGCAGGCGTCGAACCATCTGACGCTGTTCCCGTCGCCGGCCGGCTTGATCGCGCGGGAGCTGGAGGACGCGTTCCGCGCGGGAGCGTTCTCGTACTTGCTCGTGAACAGCGGCAATATCCGGCCGCACGTATACACGCTGGACCTCGTCCGGGAGCTGTGGACCAAGGGGCGGGCGGACGCGGAGACGCATCTTCGCGAATTCGTGCGCCGCATGTACTCCGCTCGCGAAGACGACATCGCCGCGCTGCACCGCGAATATGCGGAGCGGACGATTGCCTACGGCCCGAACGAAGACGACCGTGCGGGGGAGGAGTTTTACCATCACCCGGCGCGGAAGATCGTCGGCCATTGGCTGCAGGGCAAGCACGCCGAGCCGATGGAGCGGCTGTATTGGGCGACGGGCTCCGCCGCGTTCGCGGAACAGGTGGAGTGGTTCCGCCGCAAGTGCGCGGAGGCGATTCCCGGCTGGCGGTCGCTCAAGGAGCGGGCCGAGCGGCTCATGGCGGCGCTGCCGGCTGACGATCGGCTTCGTCTGAAGGATCATCTGCTGCTTCATATCGAGCTGCATTTGTCCGGCTGCGAAGGCTTCGCCGCTTTGGGAGAGGCGTTCGAGGCGTATTTGCGGCAGCAATATGCGGTCGCCTTCGTGCACGCCTCGCGCGCGATGCGGAGCTATCAGCGGGGAATAGACGCGCTGAAGGACGCGGAGCATGGGCCTTGGGAACATTTCTACCGAGCCGATTGGCTGACGAACATCAAGAGCACGGTGGACAATATGGATACGCTGCGCCGATGGCTGCGGATGCATGGCGACAGCCCGGATTTTTTCCTCTGGTACAAACAATATTTGATGCCGGAGACGGAGAAATACATCTATTTAGAAAACACGCATCGAAATCCGCTGTCGGACGACGAACTCGCCCGCAGGCTGGAAGAGAAGTTCAATTTGTAGAGTAGAAGCTAGACATGGTAGTTTGCGCGGGGCTGTACACCTACCCATGCGGCAGTTGTTCCCCTCCCATATACTGTATCAGACGATACGAAGGGAGGTGGATGCGGAATGCCTTGCCAGCCGAAAAAATGCGTGAAAGAGCCGAAAGTCGTATACCGCGACATATTTCATCCGCAGCCCGTCGAAATCGTGCAGCCGATCGAGATCGTGAATCGGCATCATTTTGTGCCCGTTCCTTACGTCGTCACGACCGTCACGGTCCGCGACGAGTTCCCGTCGTGCGGCGTAGCCGGAATTCGCGGCATGAAGAAGAAATCGCCCTCTCGCAAAAAGTAACATCGGTATAACGCCCCTTTGGTCCGTCGGGACCGAAGGGGTTTTTCATTTTTTCATGGCTGCCTGTTGACAGGAGAGGATTAATCATTTAAATTAAGTATTGTTCTTAGATTATAATAATTATCAATAAGGAATTAACACAATCTATTGCTGGCCCCATCGGGCGCCGGTATTAATGTATCCTTAAGGAGGAATTTTTATCATGTCTCTCATCGGCAAAGAAGTCAAACCTTTCAAAGCGCAGGCGTATCACAACGGCCATTTCATCGAGGTGACGGAAGAAAACTTGAAGGGCAAATGGAGCGTCGTCTGCTTCTACCCGGCCGATTTCACGTTCGTCTGCCCGACCGAGCTCGAAGACTTGCAGAACCAATACGAAACGCTGAAAGAGCTCGGCGTCGAAGTGTACTCCGTATCGACGGATACGCATTTTACACATAAAGCATGGCACGACAGCTCGGAAGCGATCGGCAAAATTACGTACATCATGATCGGCGATCCGACGCACGTCATTTCCCGCAATTTCGAAGTGCTGATCGAGGAGGACGGCCTCGCCGAGCGCGGCACGTTCATCATCGATCCGGACGGCGTCATTCAAGCGCTGGAAATCAACGCCGGCGGCATCGGCCGCGACGCCAGCACGCTCGTGAACAAAATCAAAGCGGCCCAATACGTCCGCAACAACCCGGGCGAAGTATGCCCGGCGAAGTGGCAGGAAGGCGCCGAAACGCTGAAGCCGAGCCTTGACCTCGTCGGCAAGATTTAAGGAGGGATTCGAACATGGCATTGGAACAAGAAATCAAAGCGCAGCTGGAACAATATCTTCAATTGATGGAAGGCGACGTCGTGCTGAAGGTAAGCGCGGGGTCGGACGCCGTCTCCCAAGAAATGACGGCGCTGCTGGATGAGCTGTCCGCCATGTCCTCCCGCATCGCGGTCGAGCCGGCGGATCTGCCGCGCACGCCGAGCTTCAGCGTCAATCGCAAGGGCGAAGACACGGGCGTGACGTTCGCCGGCGTGCCGCTCGGCCACGAATTCACGTCGCTCGTGCTGGCGCTGCTGCAGGTGAGCGGCCGAGCGCCGAAGGTCGACCAGAACGTCATCGACCAAATCAAGAGCATTCGCGGGGAATATCATTTCGAATCGTTCATCAGCCTGACGTGCCATAACTGTCCCGACGTCGTGCAGGCGCTCAATTTGATGAGCGTGCTCAACCCGGGCATTACGCATACAATGATCGACGGCGCGGCGTTCAAGGCCGAGGCGGAGAGCCGGAACATTCTGGCGGTGCCGACAGTGTTCCTCAACGGCGAACCGTTCGGCAGCGGCCGGATGTCGATCGAGGAAATCCTCGCGAAGCTGGGCGGCGGTCCGGAAGCGTCCGAGCTCGACAACAAAGAGCCGTTCGACGTGCTCGTCGTCGGCGGCGGTCCGGCCGGCGCCAGCGCGGCGATCTATGCGGCGCGCAAAGGCATCCGCACGGGCATCGTCGCGGAGCGGTTCGGCGGCCAGGTGATGGATACGCTCGGGATCGAGAACTTCATCGGCACGAAATACACGGAAGGTCCGAAGCTCGCGGCGAGCTTGGAAGAGCACGTGAAGGAGTACGGCGTCGACGTGATCAAGCTGCAGCGCGCGAAGCGGCTCGAGAAGAAAGAGCTGATCGAAGTCGAGCTGGAGAACGGCGCCGTGCTGAAGAGCAAGGCCGTCATTCTGTCGACGGGCGCCCGCTGGCGCAACGTCGGCGTGCCCGGCGAAGCGGAGTATAAAAACAAAGGCGTGGCGTACTGCCCGCACTGCGACGGTCCGCTGTTCGCCGGCAAGCGCGTGGCGGTCATCGGCGGCGGCAACTCCGGCGTCGAGGCGGCGATCGATCTCGCCGGCATCGTGAAGCACGTTATCGTGCTGGAGTTTAATGCGGAGCTGAAAGCGGACGGCGTCCTGCAGGACCGTCTGTACAGCCTGCCGAACGTGACGGTGCTGACGAACGTGCAAACGAAAGAGATCACCGGCGCCGACAAGGTGAACGGCCTGACGTACACGGATCGCGAGACGGGCGAAGACCGCCATGTCGAGCTCGAAGGCGTGTTCGTCCAGATCGGCCTCGTGCCGAACACTGACTGGCTCGGCGATACGGTGGAGCGCACGCGCTTCGGCGAAATCGTCGTGAACAGCCACGGCGCCACGAGCGTGCCCGGCGTGTTCGCCGCCGGCGACTGCACGAACAGCCCTTATAAGCAAATCATCATCTCGATGGGTTCGGGCGCGACCGCGGCGTTGGGCGCATTCGATTACCTCATTCGAAATTAATCGGCAAACCGCTGCGCGACTCCGACGATTCGGAATCGCGCAGCGGTTTTTTTGCGCCTTTTTTGCGCGCACGCCGCAAAACTATGCGTCCTCGGCGCGCAAGGTTTGCGTGCTTCGCCGTTCCTGCCTCGATTATAATGAAAGCTGACGAGGCGTCGTCAAACTTTTGATCGAAGGGGGACGGCAACATGCAGCTTTTGTTCGATATCCTGCGCATCATTCATATCGCGGGCGGTTTTTTGGCGCTCGCCGTATTTTGGATCCCGATCGTTGCGAAGAAAGGGGGCCGAACGCACAACAAGGTGGGGTGGATATACGTGTACGCGATGGCGGCCGTCTCGATCAGCGCGTTCGCGATGGGCGTGTATCGGATCGCTTGGGACGCGGGTCCCGACGCGGATGCGATTCCGTTTTCGTGGTTTTTGATATTCGTCGCCGCGTTAAGCTCCTCGACGGCTTGGTACGGGGTGCGCGTGCTGCGTTACAAGCGGCGTGCGACTCCGCACCGCAACGCTGCGGATCTGTTTTTCCCGTCGCTGCTGCTCGGTTCCGGGGTCGGGATTTCGATCTACGGGACGATCATACAATTTCCGCTGCTTCAATATTTTCCGATCACCGGAGTGTTTCTCGGAGGCTCGCAGCTGCTCTATTGGCTGAGGACGCCGAAAACCAAGGCGCATTGGGCCGTAGAGCATATCGTAGGCATGCTGTCGTGCTGCATCGCGACCGTAACCGCGTTTTTGGTATTCGGAGCGCCCAGACTGCTGCACATCGAGTCGACGAGCCTATGGGTGTGGTTTCT
This genomic window contains:
- the ahpC gene encoding alkyl hydroperoxide reductase subunit C, with product MSLIGKEVKPFKAQAYHNGHFIEVTEENLKGKWSVVCFYPADFTFVCPTELEDLQNQYETLKELGVEVYSVSTDTHFTHKAWHDSSEAIGKITYIMIGDPTHVISRNFEVLIEEDGLAERGTFIIDPDGVIQALEINAGGIGRDASTLVNKIKAAQYVRNNPGEVCPAKWQEGAETLKPSLDLVGKI
- a CDS encoding DUF2306 domain-containing protein, translating into MQLLFDILRIIHIAGGFLALAVFWIPIVAKKGGRTHNKVGWIYVYAMAAVSISAFAMGVYRIAWDAGPDADAIPFSWFLIFVAALSSSTAWYGVRVLRYKRRATPHRNAADLFFPSLLLGSGVGISIYGTIIQFPLLQYFPITGVFLGGSQLLYWLRTPKTKAHWAVEHIVGMLSCCIATVTAFLVFGAPRLLHIESTSLWVWFLPTFVFVPLIVWFTNRYKK
- a CDS encoding glycosyl hydrolase 115 family protein, with product MTLTIDRHTAYRLPQPLTSPVRHAWEMVARDHERVFGAAPKRIDEGDAPAAVEVRYAQPEDRCPNRPEAYCFRFAEAGGATALHIAARDDLGLVYGLLEYSRRFLGVDPFWFWADKPPERRDAVAVPAEPFDSPEPYTRFRGWFVNDEVCLIGWKEEYPPTRDVWLPVFEALLRCGGNMVIPGTDLPKHGIHAELASEMGLWVTHHHAEPLGAEMFLRAYPGKQASYQQHPELFEALWEAAIEEQKDKTIVWVLSFRGQGDQPFWEQDPAFDTPEKRGALISQVVRKQYDMVRRKVADPHCCVALYGEIAELYKGGHIDIPEDIMRVWADNGYGKMVSRRHGNLNLRIPALPAADDRAKHGVYYHVTFHDLQASNHLTLFPSPAGLIARELEDAFRAGAFSYLLVNSGNIRPHVYTLDLVRELWTKGRADAETHLREFVRRMYSAREDDIAALHREYAERTIAYGPNEDDRAGEEFYHHPARKIVGHWLQGKHAEPMERLYWATGSAAFAEQVEWFRRKCAEAIPGWRSLKERAERLMAALPADDRLRLKDHLLLHIELHLSGCEGFAALGEAFEAYLRQQYAVAFVHASRAMRSYQRGIDALKDAEHGPWEHFYRADWLTNIKSTVDNMDTLRRWLRMHGDSPDFFLWYKQYLMPETEKYIYLENTHRNPLSDDELARRLEEKFNL
- a CDS encoding helix-turn-helix domain-containing protein; amino-acid sequence: MKVNNYVKRMLLSYLPILFVTLGLFIFIFFAIMNQLNVRNAIQANRMTAEFVANMMDSSLKGISFDAQRMIETGGMVQQYLDGPSDRVRDFDVSNMLSSLMVRHGLIESVYLYRADDGRVMDQSAIRPLGQFPDRNYVRIALKQPYTGVWSPPRMKQSESQGEPRSLRVTSLGFKIPRDSGSLGYLVINVKVSSLESFLDQMIDRSITEAQLYDAAGEPFFADGRRTTFVDRLSAEIVSDYTGWTYRISIKGGKLFDFLSYGSTVWVLLGLGGIGFAIGSTFYVTKRNYKPIESILHRIERFSSAIKPADPKENKNEFAFIDHAIERLITNNMAFQEQQQEHLVIRRQQYLQMLLKGECDDDRAAWEQEWLYYGLAEGRCIVALLEIDNYVRFGLKYSPNDQSLFKFIVSSVAVEVGEQTHSRIVAEWISKHQLVLLLISGERELEHRSLQLAEQIRAWVEDHLDFTVTIGIGPPANDEADIHRSFEEASEAVSRKVSLGSNQIIDAVELKDKPAGEWFAYLEGIRSIVRKLRMSEPDWLDDAKRLFGDMAVHRLRKDDVDRLLHYLIFHLEYELEGTMQEAVKFWLAEAKPRLLAATEQADTLRELEDDMLAAMRRLFEQIEELAQSRRHHVLMREIRDYVAEHFMDPNLSLTLLSERFQIGPKYLSQLFKDSIGQNFSDFLIGLRIDYAKKLLRESDATVQDISDMMGYSNPTSFIRVFKKIVGVSPGQYRETQTKPADSIQA
- the ahpF gene encoding alkyl hydroperoxide reductase subunit F; the encoded protein is MALEQEIKAQLEQYLQLMEGDVVLKVSAGSDAVSQEMTALLDELSAMSSRIAVEPADLPRTPSFSVNRKGEDTGVTFAGVPLGHEFTSLVLALLQVSGRAPKVDQNVIDQIKSIRGEYHFESFISLTCHNCPDVVQALNLMSVLNPGITHTMIDGAAFKAEAESRNILAVPTVFLNGEPFGSGRMSIEEILAKLGGGPEASELDNKEPFDVLVVGGGPAGASAAIYAARKGIRTGIVAERFGGQVMDTLGIENFIGTKYTEGPKLAASLEEHVKEYGVDVIKLQRAKRLEKKELIEVELENGAVLKSKAVILSTGARWRNVGVPGEAEYKNKGVAYCPHCDGPLFAGKRVAVIGGGNSGVEAAIDLAGIVKHVIVLEFNAELKADGVLQDRLYSLPNVTVLTNVQTKEITGADKVNGLTYTDRETGEDRHVELEGVFVQIGLVPNTDWLGDTVERTRFGEIVVNSHGATSVPGVFAAGDCTNSPYKQIIISMGSGATAALGAFDYLIRN
- a CDS encoding extracellular solute-binding protein yields the protein MRATRKTSLTSLTSIFLLSSLLSACSGGAAEPNAQPSAEGETKGEPVTLRVEMFDRGNAPAGAGPVTDNFWTQWMQKEFGDPNNIKLEFVPVPRNQEVDKLNVLMSTGDAPDIVFTYDLNTIYNYVKDGGLTDVGPVIEQYGPNLKKFLGEEVLSYGVFDGKQYTIPAKRTLQFTHSSYIRKDWLDRLGLPVPTTTEQFYNTMKAFKEQDPGQTGGKVIPYAFSAMNNTSVSNTDQLIGSFVKPMSEEDFYALSATGIKEILKPGYKDGVRFLNKMNQEGLISPDFALDKDGKQFESDVANGYVGAFTALAAHPSLMGVGNVFDTLKKNVPGAEYVAMDTFTNEEGKTPKIIYDPTGIHMMIPKSSKRAVEAIKFLDWMSQPDVLFTLTNGIEGQHHTIENGFPVAITTDEAKKTFYNNFDIAIVINGKDFGSVEKNMEAVAVGFPDYKDLAKQTIVNALKDGYTAPRFDRPIEAEIKYGATLREKATEIVVKSILAKPEEFDAVFDAGVEEYLRLGGQEIVDERRAAYQAMKE